A DNA window from Setaria viridis chromosome 2, Setaria_viridis_v4.0, whole genome shotgun sequence contains the following coding sequences:
- the LOC117844655 gene encoding uncharacterized protein isoform X1 encodes MAPDGRRPISNVNLHLDASVLGELASRSINFFISKSSKPRVLDVEGSLQRALLRAQVIIDEATGRHIANQAMLQQLDMLRNAMYQGCYKLDAFRYQHHDEKYAEDQVVSHSFFVSKVNSMKGICSSKRKTQILEQLEDALDNLSTMIIDMKELVLFLTSYPHLYRQPYSMHLLLGKCMFGRQMEAYLVLNFLLHTQPNGAEELEVLPVVGPSKVGKSTLVAHVCNDERVRDHFSEIMFLSNHDFKYEKLTYLREGCVKKHQNSTPSKYGRMLVVVEVTGDFNEDEWKRLYASSKQCMASGSKIIITSRSDKITKLGTTRAMTLKYLSEEAYWYFFKTLVFGSTDPTMHPKMAYVAMEIARMLNRSLNAATTIACLLRDKFDIHFWCKVLTFLRGLIKWHVSSFGEHPGDALRQYKPAHLWSMVRTSEEIVVHHQYNCSSQEEVPKISLASVMYGNVKPPSGKFEALVWRSPIPPCYNYMYTCEERLTRTVLDSSLCRIARHMKVRKEEARTMNMTKDQFMRVPPWWCRAHMPCWERMVDVWLEPGWLENHLACRQRRLQMPTAPHHQGSLSLDEYREKWSASHDGRPCSQLKAWVLSKKGKATADIDFNPDDPSEAYSHPSIHSRVSEYTKMAREVHGPDFDPSSEDIDGEIVMRVGGGKKHGRYWIGDGVIDTASTPTLSQIRARSTDSSLAVRPRPTAAQFQMEALQAQVEESRKAQEEIKAQMEAQMEEMRRRMEEENRIRMEQMFQYMQNFASSMGQSLPPPPPMMFPPSQPPTTTPNQSAASNNEDQDLSQWSPWPPRK; translated from the exons TCCTGGGTGAACTAGCCTCTAGATCCATCAATTTCTTCATCAGCAAAAGCTCCAAGCCAAGGGTGCTGGACGTGGAGGGCAGCCTGCAAAGGGCTCTCCTCCGGGCGCAGGTTATCATCGATGAGGCCACAGGACGCCACATCGCGAACCAAGCTATGCTCCAGCAGCTGGACATGCTGAGAAATGCCATGTACCAAGGCTGTTACAAACTTGACGCCTTCAGATACCAACACCACGATGAGAAGTATGCCGAAGATCAGGTTGTGAGTCATTCTTTCTTTGTCTCCAAAGTAAATTCTATGAAAGGGATATGTTCTTCAAAGAGAAAGACACAGATTTTAGAACAACTGGAAGATGCCCTTGACAATTTGAGCACTATGATCATTGATATGAAAGAGCTGGTTCTGTTCTTGACGAGCTACCCTCACCTGTACCGCCAGCCTTATAGCATGCACCTACTGCTGGGCAAGTGCATGTTTGGCCGCCAGATGGAAGCATACCTTGTTCTCAACTTCCTATTGCACACACAACCTAATGGTGCTGAAGAATTGGAGGTCCTGCCGGTTGTTGGCCCCAGCAAAGTTGGCAAGAGTACCCTTGTCGCACATGTTTGCAATGATGAAAGAGTCCGTGACCATTTTTCAGAAATCATGTTCTTGAGCAACCATGATTTCAAATATGAGAAGTTAACCTATTTGAGGGAAGGATGTGTGAAGAAACATCAGAATTCCACACCGAGCAAATATGGGAGAATGCTCGTTGTTGTTGAGGTGACTGGAGATTTCAATGAAGATGAGTGGAAGAGGTTGTATGCTAGTTCCAAGCAGTGCATGGCAAGTGGTAGCAAAATCATAATAACAAGCCGGTCTGACAAGATCACAAAGCTTGGAACGACGAGGGCAATGACACTGAAATATTTATCCGAGGAAGCATACTGGTACTTCTTCAAAACCCTTGTGTTTGGAAGCACTGATCCCACGATGCACCCGAAGATGGCATATGTGGCCATGGAGATAGCCAGGATGTTGAATCGATCTCTCAATGCTGCAACAACCATTGCCTGTTTGCTGAGGGACAAATTTGACATCCACTTTTGGTGCAAGGTTTTGACCTTTTTGAGAGGGCTCATCAAATGGCACGTCTCCAGTTTTGGTGAGCATCCAGGTGATGCTCTGCGCCAATATAAACCTGCACATCTTTGGAGTATGGTTAGAACTTCTGAAGAGATAGTGGTTCATCATCAGTACAATTGCTCTTCACAAGAGGAGGTCCCAAAGATATCATTGGCGAGTGTGATGTATGGAAACGTTAAGCCTCCTTCTGGGAAGTTTGAAGCCCTAGTATGGAGGTCCCCAATACCGCCCTGCTACAACTACATGTATACTTGTGAG gagaggcttacaaggaccgtcctcgactcgtcactttgcaggatagcaag ACatatgaaggttagaaaagaggaggcaagaacaatgaacatgactaaggaccaattcatgagg gtgcctccgtggtggtgtcgtgcgcatatgccgtgctgggagaggatggtcgacgtgtggttggagcccgggtggttggagaaccaccttgcttgccggcagcggcgtttgcagatgccgactgcaccacaccatcaaggcagcctaagccttgatgaatatagagaaaaatgg tcggcgtcacatgatggccgaccttgctcccagctcaaggcatgggtcctctccaaaaagggcaaggcgacggccgatatagatttcaacccagacgacccatccgaggcgtacagccaccctagcatacacagccgcgtcagcgagtatacaaagatggctagggaggttcacgggccagacttcgatccgagctccgaggacattgatggagaaatcgtgatgagggtgggaggaggcaagaagcatggccgatattggattggcgacggcgtcatcgacacggcctctactcccactctctcccagatccgagctaggagcacggactcgagcctggcggtacggccacgacccaccgctgcacagttccagatggaggctctacag gcccaggtggaagaatcaaggaaggcacaagaggagattaaggcgcagatggaggcgcagatggaggaaatgcggcggaggatggaggaggaaaaccggattaggatggagcagatgttccagtacatgcagaactttgcttcgagcatgggacagtctttgcctccgccaccgccgatgatgttccctccgtctcagccacccacgactactcct aatcaatcggcggcttcgaataatgaagatcaagatttgtcgcagtggtctccttggcctccacggaagtag
- the LOC117844655 gene encoding uncharacterized protein isoform X2 — protein MLQQLDMLRNAMYQGCYKLDAFRYQHHDEKYAEDQVVSHSFFVSKVNSMKGICSSKRKTQILEQLEDALDNLSTMIIDMKELVLFLTSYPHLYRQPYSMHLLLGKCMFGRQMEAYLVLNFLLHTQPNGAEELEVLPVVGPSKVGKSTLVAHVCNDERVRDHFSEIMFLSNHDFKYEKLTYLREGCVKKHQNSTPSKYGRMLVVVEVTGDFNEDEWKRLYASSKQCMASGSKIIITSRSDKITKLGTTRAMTLKYLSEEAYWYFFKTLVFGSTDPTMHPKMAYVAMEIARMLNRSLNAATTIACLLRDKFDIHFWCKVLTFLRGLIKWHVSSFGEHPGDALRQYKPAHLWSMVRTSEEIVVHHQYNCSSQEEVPKISLASVMYGNVKPPSGKFEALVWRSPIPPCYNYMYTCEERLTRTVLDSSLCRIARHMKVRKEEARTMNMTKDQFMRVPPWWCRAHMPCWERMVDVWLEPGWLENHLACRQRRLQMPTAPHHQGSLSLDEYREKWSASHDGRPCSQLKAWVLSKKGKATADIDFNPDDPSEAYSHPSIHSRVSEYTKMAREVHGPDFDPSSEDIDGEIVMRVGGGKKHGRYWIGDGVIDTASTPTLSQIRARSTDSSLAVRPRPTAAQFQMEALQAQVEESRKAQEEIKAQMEAQMEEMRRRMEEENRIRMEQMFQYMQNFASSMGQSLPPPPPMMFPPSQPPTTTPNQSAASNNEDQDLSQWSPWPPRK, from the exons ATGCTCCAGCAGCTGGACATGCTGAGAAATGCCATGTACCAAGGCTGTTACAAACTTGACGCCTTCAGATACCAACACCACGATGAGAAGTATGCCGAAGATCAGGTTGTGAGTCATTCTTTCTTTGTCTCCAAAGTAAATTCTATGAAAGGGATATGTTCTTCAAAGAGAAAGACACAGATTTTAGAACAACTGGAAGATGCCCTTGACAATTTGAGCACTATGATCATTGATATGAAAGAGCTGGTTCTGTTCTTGACGAGCTACCCTCACCTGTACCGCCAGCCTTATAGCATGCACCTACTGCTGGGCAAGTGCATGTTTGGCCGCCAGATGGAAGCATACCTTGTTCTCAACTTCCTATTGCACACACAACCTAATGGTGCTGAAGAATTGGAGGTCCTGCCGGTTGTTGGCCCCAGCAAAGTTGGCAAGAGTACCCTTGTCGCACATGTTTGCAATGATGAAAGAGTCCGTGACCATTTTTCAGAAATCATGTTCTTGAGCAACCATGATTTCAAATATGAGAAGTTAACCTATTTGAGGGAAGGATGTGTGAAGAAACATCAGAATTCCACACCGAGCAAATATGGGAGAATGCTCGTTGTTGTTGAGGTGACTGGAGATTTCAATGAAGATGAGTGGAAGAGGTTGTATGCTAGTTCCAAGCAGTGCATGGCAAGTGGTAGCAAAATCATAATAACAAGCCGGTCTGACAAGATCACAAAGCTTGGAACGACGAGGGCAATGACACTGAAATATTTATCCGAGGAAGCATACTGGTACTTCTTCAAAACCCTTGTGTTTGGAAGCACTGATCCCACGATGCACCCGAAGATGGCATATGTGGCCATGGAGATAGCCAGGATGTTGAATCGATCTCTCAATGCTGCAACAACCATTGCCTGTTTGCTGAGGGACAAATTTGACATCCACTTTTGGTGCAAGGTTTTGACCTTTTTGAGAGGGCTCATCAAATGGCACGTCTCCAGTTTTGGTGAGCATCCAGGTGATGCTCTGCGCCAATATAAACCTGCACATCTTTGGAGTATGGTTAGAACTTCTGAAGAGATAGTGGTTCATCATCAGTACAATTGCTCTTCACAAGAGGAGGTCCCAAAGATATCATTGGCGAGTGTGATGTATGGAAACGTTAAGCCTCCTTCTGGGAAGTTTGAAGCCCTAGTATGGAGGTCCCCAATACCGCCCTGCTACAACTACATGTATACTTGTGAG gagaggcttacaaggaccgtcctcgactcgtcactttgcaggatagcaag ACatatgaaggttagaaaagaggaggcaagaacaatgaacatgactaaggaccaattcatgagg gtgcctccgtggtggtgtcgtgcgcatatgccgtgctgggagaggatggtcgacgtgtggttggagcccgggtggttggagaaccaccttgcttgccggcagcggcgtttgcagatgccgactgcaccacaccatcaaggcagcctaagccttgatgaatatagagaaaaatgg tcggcgtcacatgatggccgaccttgctcccagctcaaggcatgggtcctctccaaaaagggcaaggcgacggccgatatagatttcaacccagacgacccatccgaggcgtacagccaccctagcatacacagccgcgtcagcgagtatacaaagatggctagggaggttcacgggccagacttcgatccgagctccgaggacattgatggagaaatcgtgatgagggtgggaggaggcaagaagcatggccgatattggattggcgacggcgtcatcgacacggcctctactcccactctctcccagatccgagctaggagcacggactcgagcctggcggtacggccacgacccaccgctgcacagttccagatggaggctctacag gcccaggtggaagaatcaaggaaggcacaagaggagattaaggcgcagatggaggcgcagatggaggaaatgcggcggaggatggaggaggaaaaccggattaggatggagcagatgttccagtacatgcagaactttgcttcgagcatgggacagtctttgcctccgccaccgccgatgatgttccctccgtctcagccacccacgactactcct aatcaatcggcggcttcgaataatgaagatcaagatttgtcgcagtggtctccttggcctccacggaagtag